GCTCCGTAGTAGTTCACACCCTTGCATTACAAGACATCGCACTACCGGACATCCGCTTTTCCGTTCACTGCTCCTCTGGAACCTATATCCGCACACTGGCAGCAGACTTTGCCCGCTCCATGGGCACCGTGGGGCACCTCGTGGAACTGAGAAGGACCGAGTGCTGTGGATTCAGCATCCATAAGGCGTTGAACCTGGAAGAGTGCCTGGAAAAAGCCCGGCAGACTCCCGCCATGCTCCCCGACTTGATCCCAATGACAGAAGCCCTACACTTTCTGCCCGGAGTCAGGGTAAATAATGCTTTGACGGAAAAGATCTTTCATGGCAAAGTGCTCAGCACAGCGGAAATCTTGCCTTCCGTTCCTCACTTCGGCCCTGTGCGCGTACTGAACGCAGAGAGCAGGCTTGTGGCTGTAATCCGACGAAATGAGGACGACCCGGATTTTTTCTGTTACGATGCAGTGCTGGCCGACGGGACAGCATAACAATCAGAGACAAGGGGCAAACCCAAACATTGCAAGACAGGCCTGCCCCCTCTTATCACCATGCCCTTTTGCATATCGTTTAAGCCTAAAGGCTTACGGTCTGAATGGAATATCGGATCGAAAACGCAGAAGGTTTCAGCCATTATTATTCCAAACGAGGAGACGTACTGTGGTATTCACAAATGAACAAAAAAAAGAAATCATTGAAAAATTCAAGACCCATGAATCCGACACCGGTTCCCCGGAAGTGCAGATTGCTCTTTTGACCCACAGAATCAGCTATCTTACGGAGCATCTCAAGATCCATAAAAAAGATCATGCTTCCCGCAGAGGACTGCTGATTCTGGTTGGACAGCGCAGGCGTCTGCTGAACTACCTCAAGAAAAAAGAAGCACAGCGTTACAGAGACATCATCGCAGCCCTCGGACTGCGCCGCTGATCTTTCCCGGGATTTTTTTCCCGAGCCCTTCACCACAGGGGTTCAGGTACTGCCTGAGCCCCCCATATTAGCCCCGCGCCTGATGCGGACAAAGAGGGACTTCCGCATAAACATCTTTACGCCTCCATCCTCCAGCCTGTCTCCATATCCGGAGACGTCTAGATGTTTCTGCGTAAGTCCGTTTCCACGCTTGTCCTGCATACGGCCATAAGCGCAAGGAGTTTTCATATGCAATATACCTATTCCACAGAAATCGACGGCAAAAGCATTTCCATCAGCACCGGAA
This genomic stretch from Desulfobotulus pelophilus harbors:
- the rpsO gene encoding 30S ribosomal protein S15, yielding MVFTNEQKKEIIEKFKTHESDTGSPEVQIALLTHRISYLTEHLKIHKKDHASRRGLLILVGQRRRLLNYLKKKEAQRYRDIIAALGLRR
- the truB gene encoding tRNA pseudouridine(55) synthase TruB yields the protein MDGILLIDKPRGLSSAAVVGCIKRTFGLKKIGHAGTLDPFATGLLVLCLGRATRISRYFLGGDKAYEATLRLGFATDTLDPEGAITEQAPIPQVTPKAIRDIFKQFSGPIRQIPPAYSALKHNGVPLYRLARQGNPVQKPARSVVVHTLALQDIALPDIRFSVHCSSGTYIRTLAADFARSMGTVGHLVELRRTECCGFSIHKALNLEECLEKARQTPAMLPDLIPMTEALHFLPGVRVNNALTEKIFHGKVLSTAEILPSVPHFGPVRVLNAESRLVAVIRRNEDDPDFFCYDAVLADGTA